The bacterium genome segment TTCATAGACTTTAAAAGGATTTAAGATTGCCTCAAGTCCTTGCATAAGATAAACTCCTTATTTTTGGTAAATGGTAACTGGTAAATGGTAATTAGTTACCATTTACCAACTACCAGTTACTTGTTTTTATTCCTCTTTGGGTTCAACTTTTCCACCTGCGGCTTCGATTTTTTTAATTGCTCCTTTGCTCACGGCATCTACTTTAAATATCAAAGGTATGTTTATTTCTCCGTCACCCAATATTTTCACACCATTCTTAATTTTTTTAATCAATCCTACCTGAAGTAAGATATTAGATGTAATTTTAGAGCCTGGTTCGAAGCCACAAGAAGCAATTGTGCCCACATCTATGGTCGTATATTCTTTTCTTCTTGGATTGGTAAATCCTCGTTTTGGAATTCGTCGTTGAAGTGGCATTTGACCT includes the following:
- the rplO gene encoding 50S ribosomal protein L15; translated protein: MKLNQLKAPKGAHKKPKRIGCGLGSGHGKTATKGTKGQLARKGGKGIGFEGGQMPLQRRIPKRGFTNPRRKEYTTIDVGTIASCGFEPGSKITSNILLQVGLIKKIKNGVKILGDGEINIPLIFKVDAVSKGAIKKIEAAGGKVEPKEE